Within the Leptospira stimsonii genome, the region AAAAATCAATCTCGTATCGACGGGGCCGGATCGTAAGGACACGATTCACGGAGATTCTTTTTAGAGAATCGAAGCATTTTTTCAGCGTTTTTGATTGACCCATGACACTCGAAAAATATCGTGTATTTCGTAACGCTTCGAGTCGTTAGCTCAGCTGGTAGAGCAATTCCCTTTTAAGGAATGGGTCCGGGGTTCGAATCCCCGACGACTCAAGAGAACGTTCTGATAAGCCGCCATCGTCTAGTGGTTAGGACACAAGATTTTCATTCTTGGAACAGGGGTTCAATTCCCCTTGGCGGTACCACTCTTCGGTTTTGAAATTCCCTCTTCTTTCCATCAATCTTCAAGCAAGTATATTCTGATTTTTGAATACGAATCGATTCTTCTTGACATATTCTTGCTTCCGTTGACAAAAAAAACAGCGGTTCAATATTTTGAAAATCATTTAGGGGATAAAAAATGAAAATCAATCGAGTTCTTTCTTTTCTCATTCTTACCTTTACTCTTTCTTGCTCTTCATTCTATGATGCGACGGGCAAGGGGACGATAAAAAGTACAGAGGCGGCGTTTCAACTTCAGAATGCTGTTTTTGTCGGAATGGTAGCTACCGTTGCTACTACGAGCAGTCGTTTAGGAAGCCTGACATCCGTTACTTTTATCGATTCCGCCGCCGGGATCGACTCGAAGGATACTTCCGCATTGTATGAAAAGAAAAAAGTGGACGCTTGTGCGGATTCGATTCTTACATCGATTGTTTTGACCAGTAATTTAGATTCCGGTTTGATCGCGGCCTCTTCCTGTAAGTTGAAAAAACTTCCATAAGATTCGGTTTTTCGGTTTCCTACCTCAATCTTTGAAAGAAAGAATTCGATTCCTAATGGTCGGATTCTTTCTTTCAAAAGAAAAAATTCTTTGCAATAAGGTTTTGGAATTTATTGCAAAACCTCTAAAAGAAACATACTCTCTTGCTAACCATACTTGCGAAAGCAAATGCGCTTCGCTCTAAGATTCATCTTTTTTACACGCATTTGTTTGGTAAAATCGGATTGGAGTTCCCACAATCCAAAGGTTTGGGCAACTACTGTATAACCTGAATTGAGTTTATTTGAGATTCCATTTGACCTTGGTGACTCTCGCGGACCCGACCTATTTGTATATTTATCCATCGGGAGGATTCTATGAATTTAGGGAGGTAGTGTATTCGGTTTGTGGTTTTAGTTGTGAGTAAAATTGCAACCCAATCTTTTTCCGCCAGGTATTATCAACTACAAGGAACCGATAGAATGACTTTGCAGGAAGCGGAAGTGGGGGTAGAAATTGATACTACGATTTTCGCCACTGTTCTTGCGGTGCCGAATGCGCTTTACGCGTTCCAGTTCGATTCTTACCTTGCCTTTGTTTACGATCCCGGCCAGCGCTCGTAAACTAAAGAAGCTTCGGTAAACCGATTTTTTCAGTGGAGATTTAGGTTTTTTCCTTCTTATAGATGCTACAAATCTGTTGAATCGGGCAACTCTCACAGAGTTCAGGAACGTATTTTGATTTGCATTGTCGTAATATTCCCAAACGGCTCAGTGCAAAATCGCCTCGGGTCGGGTCTTCCGGAAAAATTCTTTGAAAGAAGCCAGTGATTTCCTCCGCCTTTTTCCAATCGGGTGTTTTGCGGGCGCTAATATCGAGAACACTTGCAATTCTTTGAATGTGAATATCAAGAGGATATAAAAGTTCTTCTTGAGAAATGGTTTTGTAAATTCCCAAATCGGGAAAGTTTT harbors:
- a CDS encoding TIGR04452 family lipoprotein, which gives rise to MKINRVLSFLILTFTLSCSSFYDATGKGTIKSTEAAFQLQNAVFVGMVATVATTSSRLGSLTSVTFIDSAAGIDSKDTSALYEKKKVDACADSILTSIVLTSNLDSGLIAASSCKLKKLP